In Solanum stenotomum isolate F172 chromosome 6, ASM1918654v1, whole genome shotgun sequence, one DNA window encodes the following:
- the LOC125868026 gene encoding transcription factor bHLH35-like: MENMVEENNNYLETTMFFQPDSYLDEPIMSSYYDSSSPEGAQSSKNIVSERIRRNKLKEKLFALRALVPKITKMDKASIVKDAIGYIEELQKQDRRIQGELSELESETSNKNSTHLQHETFDFSKPKRPTTLDEQQYGYHSSPIDVLQLKVSSMRDKTVVVNLTCIKRRDTMVKLCDVFESLNIKITSATIFASSGTLLNTAFIEADEEDCNLLKLRIETAIASLNNRESPMSS, encoded by the exons ATGGAAAACATGGTTGAAGAGAATAATAATTATTTGGAAACAACCATGTTCTTTCAACCAGATAG CTACTTGGATGAGCCAATTATGTCGTCATACTATGATTCAAGCTCACCAGAAGGGGCACAATCATCGAAGAACATTGTATCAGAAAGGATTAGGAGGAACAAACTCAAAGAGAAGTTATTTGCACTTAGAGCTCTTGTTCCAAAAATAACCAAG aTGGATAAAGCCTCAATAGTGAAAGATGCAATTGGCTATATTGAAGAATTGCAAAAGCAAGATAGGAGAATTCAAGGAGAGCTATCAGAGCTTGAATCTGAAACCTCAAACAAGAATAGTACCCATCTTCAACATGAAACCTTTGATTTTTCAAAGCCTAAAAGACCAACAACACTTGATGAGCAGCAGTATGGATATCATTCTTCCCCTATTGATGTTCTTCAG TTGAAGGTATCTTCAATGAGAGATAAGACAGTGGTGGTGAACCTCACTTGCATCAAAAGAAGAGACACAATGGTAAAACTTTGTGATGTTTTTGAATCtttgaatatcaaaataacTTCTGCAACTATCTTTGCTTCCTCTGGGACACTTCTCAACACAGCTTTCATTGAG GCTGATGAGGAAGACTGCAATCTTTTGAAGTTAAGGATTGAAACTGCTATAGCTTCTCTAAATAATCGAGAGAGCCCTATGAGTTCTTAG